One region of Nitrospinaceae bacterium genomic DNA includes:
- the gatB gene encoding aspartyl/glutamyl-tRNA(Asn/Gln) amidotransferase subunit B yields MKYETVIGLEVHAQLKTQTKIFCSCSTEFGRPANENTCPICLGMPGVLPVLNKQAVEYAMKACLATHCQINPQNFFDRKNYFYPDLPKGYQISQFNLPIGVDGHINIEVDGNKKRIGLTRIHMEEDAGKLIHGENMDSPGKSYVDLNRTGTPLIEIVSEPELRSPEEAREYLTQLKAILEYTDVSDCNMEEGSLRCDANISLRPAGQKEFGTRTELKNLNSFRFVQKAIEYEVDRQTQVLDQGDKVIQETRLYDSDKGVTRSMRSKEEAHDYRYFPEPDLVRLAMDPEWVDRIRQTIPELPEQKRQRFVQEYEIPEYDAGVLTSSLALANYYEECISLFAQPKAISNWIMGDLLRELKNDDRDIENCPVAPKALTDLLKLIDKGTISGKMAKTVFEEMYQSGKPAEAIVKQKGLTQISDSSAIGKMIDEILAANPEQLEGYRNGKDKLFGYFVGQVMKASKGQANPALVNQLLKDKLAPR; encoded by the coding sequence ATGAAGTATGAAACCGTGATTGGGTTGGAAGTGCACGCCCAATTGAAGACGCAAACGAAAATTTTTTGCTCCTGTTCTACGGAGTTTGGCCGCCCGGCCAACGAAAACACCTGCCCGATTTGCCTGGGGATGCCAGGGGTTCTGCCGGTGCTGAACAAGCAGGCGGTCGAATACGCCATGAAAGCCTGCCTGGCGACGCATTGCCAAATCAACCCGCAAAACTTTTTTGACCGGAAAAATTATTTCTATCCGGATCTGCCCAAGGGCTATCAAATTTCCCAGTTCAACCTTCCCATCGGAGTGGACGGCCACATCAACATTGAAGTGGACGGGAATAAAAAGCGCATCGGCCTGACCCGTATCCATATGGAAGAGGACGCAGGAAAATTGATTCACGGGGAAAACATGGACTCGCCGGGAAAAAGCTATGTGGATTTAAACCGCACCGGAACGCCTCTCATAGAAATCGTCAGCGAACCAGAACTCCGGTCTCCGGAAGAGGCCAGGGAGTATCTGACGCAGTTGAAGGCCATCCTCGAATACACCGACGTGAGCGATTGCAATATGGAGGAAGGCAGTTTACGGTGCGACGCCAATATCTCGCTTCGTCCCGCAGGACAAAAAGAATTTGGTACCCGGACGGAACTTAAAAACCTGAACTCGTTCCGATTCGTGCAAAAAGCCATCGAATATGAAGTCGACCGCCAGACCCAGGTTCTGGACCAGGGAGACAAGGTGATCCAGGAAACCCGGCTTTACGATTCCGATAAGGGAGTGACACGCTCGATGCGCAGTAAGGAAGAGGCGCACGACTACCGGTATTTTCCGGAGCCGGATCTGGTGCGGCTGGCGATGGACCCTGAGTGGGTCGACCGGATCCGGCAAACCATCCCCGAACTCCCGGAACAAAAAAGGCAACGGTTTGTTCAAGAATATGAAATCCCGGAATACGACGCGGGTGTGCTGACATCTTCACTCGCTCTTGCAAATTACTATGAAGAATGCATCTCTCTATTTGCCCAACCCAAGGCCATCAGTAACTGGATCATGGGAGATCTGCTCAGGGAGTTAAAAAATGACGACCGGGACATCGAAAATTGCCCGGTGGCTCCCAAAGCTTTGACCGATCTTTTAAAATTGATCGACAAGGGCACCATCAGCGGCAAAATGGCAAAAACGGTTTTTGAGGAGATGTACCAGTCCGGAAAACCTGCGGAAGCCATCGTCAAACAAAAGGGCTTGACGCAAATTTCAGACAGTTCAGCGATCGGCAAAATGATCGATGAAATTCTGGCCGCAAACCCGGAACAACTGGAAGGTTACCGGAACGGCAAAGACAAACTGTTTGGATATTTCGTCGGCCAGGTCATGAAAGCCAGCAAGGGTCAGGCGAACCCGGCTCTGGTCAACCAGTTGCTAAAAGACAAACTCGCTCCCAGATAA
- the bcp_1 gene encoding peroxiredoxin, producing the protein MLKEGNKAPDFTAIDQNEKKVKLSSFKGKKNVVLYFYPKDMTPGCTTEACDFKDNLKKFKNTVVLGVSIDSPERHQKFIAKHDLPFDLISDVDQKVVNKYGVWQEKSMYGKKFMGIVRSTFVIDKQGVIRKIYPKVKVKGHVEEVLETLKEI; encoded by the coding sequence ATGCTTAAAGAGGGCAACAAGGCACCGGACTTCACCGCCATAGACCAAAACGAAAAGAAGGTAAAATTAAGTTCTTTTAAGGGTAAAAAAAATGTGGTCTTGTATTTTTATCCGAAAGACATGACACCAGGATGCACCACCGAAGCCTGTGATTTTAAAGACAATCTCAAAAAATTTAAAAACACGGTTGTTCTGGGAGTCAGTATCGACTCGCCTGAAAGACATCAAAAATTCATTGCCAAGCACGATCTACCTTTCGACCTGATTTCAGACGTGGACCAAAAAGTGGTTAATAAGTATGGCGTCTGGCAGGAAAAAAGCATGTATGGGAAAAAATTTATGGGGATCGTCCGCAGTACCTTCGTTATAGACAAACAAGGCGTGATCCGAAAGATTTACCCAAAAGTGAAAGTGAAAGGCCACGTCGAAGAAGTTCTGGAAACCCTCAAGGAAATTTGA
- a CDS encoding DNA-binding response regulator, which translates to MRILIVEDEKKVAAFIKKGLEEETYAVDVAYDGEEGLFLGLENKYDLIILDLMLPAIDGMEVLSRLREKKVDTPILLLTAKDSVEDKVTGLNTGADDYLTKPFAFSELLARIRVLLRRGKAETKTVLQIDGLTLDLVSHKVNRDGEEIELTGKEYSLLEYFMRNQGKVLTRTMIAEHVWDYNFDTFTNVIDVYVNHLRKKIDKNYPDKLLHTLRGVGYIMKE; encoded by the coding sequence ATGCGTATTTTGATCGTTGAAGACGAGAAAAAAGTAGCCGCTTTTATAAAAAAAGGGCTGGAAGAAGAGACTTACGCCGTCGATGTGGCTTATGACGGAGAAGAAGGCCTGTTTTTAGGTCTGGAGAACAAATACGACCTGATCATATTGGACTTGATGCTTCCCGCCATCGATGGGATGGAGGTGCTCTCCAGGCTTCGGGAAAAAAAGGTGGACACACCGATTCTTTTGCTCACCGCGAAGGATTCAGTTGAAGACAAGGTGACCGGATTGAACACCGGCGCCGATGATTATCTGACCAAGCCGTTTGCATTTTCCGAACTTCTGGCTCGTATCCGGGTGTTATTGCGCCGTGGTAAAGCCGAAACCAAGACGGTCCTGCAGATCGACGGGCTGACTCTGGATCTGGTGAGTCACAAAGTGAACCGCGATGGAGAAGAAATTGAGCTGACCGGAAAAGAATACAGCCTGTTGGAATACTTCATGCGCAATCAGGGAAAGGTGTTGACTCGAACCATGATCGCCGAGCACGTCTGGGATTATAATTTCGATACGTTCACCAATGTGATCGATGTTTATGTGAATCACTTGCGGAAAAAGATCGATAAAAATTACCCGGACAAGCTTCTGCATACCCTTCGGGGCGTCGGATACATCATGAAAGAATAG
- a CDS encoding DNA-binding response regulator, which produces MRILLVEDDPLIGNAVKQALKDAAFAVDWVQDGATALSSTQTQNYGLVLLDLGLPRKDGMDVLRELRQKKNAVPTIIITARDSVKDRIMGLDYGADDYLVKPFSIEELLARMRAVVRRNHGLADPLLSNGDISLNPATREATRDKQSHVLSAREYALLDALLLRPGAILARDVLEERIYGWNEEVASNAVEFIIHGLRKKLGKDVIKNVRGLGWMVSK; this is translated from the coding sequence ATGCGCATTCTTCTCGTTGAGGATGACCCGCTAATTGGCAATGCTGTGAAGCAGGCACTGAAGGACGCCGCTTTTGCCGTCGACTGGGTGCAGGACGGTGCTACCGCATTGTCTTCAACCCAGACCCAGAATTATGGCCTGGTATTGCTGGATCTTGGCCTGCCACGTAAAGACGGAATGGACGTTTTACGTGAATTGCGTCAAAAGAAAAATGCTGTTCCCACCATCATCATAACCGCACGCGATTCTGTAAAAGACAGAATCATGGGGCTGGATTACGGTGCGGATGATTACCTGGTCAAGCCTTTCTCCATCGAAGAATTACTGGCGCGCATGCGGGCCGTTGTGCGCCGCAACCATGGGCTGGCGGACCCACTGCTATCCAATGGCGATATCTCTCTCAATCCCGCTACGCGGGAGGCCACTCGAGATAAACAGTCGCACGTATTATCCGCAAGAGAGTATGCCCTGTTGGACGCATTACTGCTTCGACCTGGAGCTATTCTGGCCAGGGACGTTCTGGAGGAACGTATCTATGGATGGAATGAAGAAGTGGCCAGCAATGCCGTAGAGTTCATTATTCATGGCTTACGAAAAAAACTTGGAAAAGACGTCATTAAGAATGTCCGCGGGTTGGGATGGATGGTGAGCAAGTGA
- a CDS encoding 3-oxoacyl-ACP reductase has translation MRLENKTAVITGGGSGIGLSCARLFCREGARSVIFGRRKARLDEAVQEIGDRALAVSGDITCDEDIQRLVKTAVDAYGKIDILVNNAGVFTGSPVHETKDGDWDSVLKVNLTCVFKLTREVLPHMIRQKSGSLIHISSILGLVGTPNVAAYNTSKGALNQFSRSLAVEYGPSQIRSNAICPGLIATEMTEDLMHDEALMKEWSKNYPIGRFGQPEDVAQACLFLASDESTFITGTVLPVDGGYTAM, from the coding sequence ATGCGGCTGGAAAATAAAACGGCAGTCATCACCGGGGGCGGCAGTGGAATCGGATTGAGCTGTGCCCGGCTTTTTTGCCGTGAAGGCGCGCGGTCGGTGATTTTTGGCCGAAGAAAAGCCCGGTTGGACGAAGCCGTCCAAGAAATAGGCGACCGGGCTCTGGCGGTTTCAGGGGATATCACCTGCGATGAAGATATCCAACGGCTGGTCAAGACCGCTGTCGACGCCTATGGGAAGATCGATATTCTAGTCAACAACGCCGGAGTGTTCACCGGGTCCCCGGTGCACGAAACTAAAGACGGGGACTGGGACAGCGTCCTCAAGGTGAACTTGACTTGTGTGTTTAAACTGACCCGGGAAGTGCTTCCCCACATGATCCGGCAGAAATCCGGAAGTCTCATTCACATCAGCTCGATCCTGGGTCTCGTCGGCACTCCAAATGTGGCGGCATACAATACGTCGAAAGGAGCGTTGAACCAGTTCAGCCGTTCGCTCGCGGTCGAGTATGGCCCGTCCCAAATCCGCTCCAATGCCATTTGCCCCGGTTTGATCGCCACGGAAATGACCGAAGATCTCATGCACGACGAGGCATTGATGAAAGAGTGGAGCAAAAATTATCCGATTGGCCGATTCGGCCAGCCGGAGGACGTGGCCCAGGCCTGTCTCTTTTTGGCGAGCGATGAATCGACGTTCATTACCGGGACCGTTCTTCCCGTCGATGGCGGTTATACAGCCATGTGA